The Clostridium sporogenes genome contains a region encoding:
- a CDS encoding APC family permease, whose product MLEKKYGLWTTVSMVIGIVIGSGVFFKADNILMASGGNVKTALLAWLVGAISMIFGALVFAECANRFERSNGIVDYAEGMLSEKFAYLIGWFNGIIYYPAIAAVLAWAAGNYTAILFNKDGNFVWIMAAIYMIGIYILNYISPILSGKFQIASTAIKLVPLMIISILGIFQGLNNGILIENFSKVSTIGDSGSGFAAAVLGAAFAYEGWIIATTINGEIKDAKNTLPKALVFGSLVIIIIYILYFLGIVGMIPTETILKQGDNTVNVAARTVFGNFGASILTIFIIISCLGTLNGLILGGSRSFYSLAIRGQGIKPEAFSKLDSETNIPTNSTIANFILICIYLVVWYMNFKGLFPNKMFVDISELPIALIYGIYIIIYIAYMMKMKDLSFIKRFVIPSLALMGALIVVYGGLSKPSVIIDLAISVFVFLSGLLFYNKK is encoded by the coding sequence ATGTTAGAAAAAAAATATGGACTTTGGACAACAGTTTCCATGGTTATTGGTATAGTAATTGGATCTGGTGTATTTTTTAAAGCTGATAATATTCTTATGGCTTCAGGTGGAAATGTAAAAACAGCTTTACTTGCATGGTTAGTAGGAGCAATTTCTATGATTTTTGGAGCCTTAGTTTTTGCAGAGTGTGCTAATAGATTTGAAAGATCTAACGGGATAGTTGATTATGCCGAGGGTATGCTTTCAGAAAAATTTGCTTATTTAATAGGATGGTTTAATGGAATTATTTATTATCCAGCAATAGCTGCGGTACTAGCTTGGGCAGCTGGTAATTATACTGCTATTTTATTTAATAAAGATGGTAATTTTGTATGGATTATGGCCGCCATATATATGATAGGCATATATATTTTGAACTATATTTCACCTATACTATCAGGGAAATTCCAAATTGCTTCAACAGCAATCAAGCTAGTCCCTTTAATGATTATATCTATATTGGGTATATTTCAAGGACTCAATAATGGAATTTTAATTGAAAATTTTTCTAAAGTATCTACTATAGGTGACAGTGGAAGTGGTTTTGCAGCTGCTGTATTAGGAGCAGCCTTTGCATATGAAGGATGGATTATTGCAACAACAATTAATGGTGAAATTAAAGATGCCAAAAATACTCTTCCTAAAGCTCTTGTATTTGGCTCATTAGTAATAATTATTATATATATTTTATATTTTCTGGGCATTGTAGGAATGATACCTACTGAAACTATCTTAAAACAAGGAGACAATACTGTAAATGTGGCTGCTCGGACTGTATTTGGAAACTTTGGAGCATCTATTCTTACAATATTTATAATAATATCCTGTTTAGGTACTCTTAATGGTCTTATACTTGGAGGATCTCGCTCCTTTTATTCTTTGGCTATCCGTGGTCAAGGTATTAAACCAGAGGCTTTTTCTAAGTTAGATAGTGAAACTAATATACCTACTAATTCTACTATAGCAAACTTTATTTTAATTTGCATTTATTTAGTGGTTTGGTATATGAATTTTAAAGGATTATTTCCTAATAAGATGTTTGTAGATATTTCAGAATTACCAATAGCTTTAATATATGGAATTTATATTATTATTTATATTGCATATATGATGAAAATGAAGGACTTATCATTTATAAAAAGATTTGTTATTCCTTCCCTTGCCCTTATGGGAGCTTTAATTGTTGTATACGGTGGACTTTCTAAACCTTCTGTAATAATTGATTTAGCTATTTCTGTTTTTGTATTCCTTTCCGGTTTACTATTTTATAACAAAAAATAA
- the hadI gene encoding 2-hydroxyisocaproyl-CoA dehydratase activator HadI: MYTMGLDIGSTTSKGVIIKDGEEIVASVLVPVGTGTSGPLKLIKELKEKSNLTEKDIEKTVVTGYGRIQYKDADKQISELSCHAKGVAFLIPGARTIIDIGGQDAKAMKLNDKGKLINFIMNDKCAAGTGRFLDVMAGVLETDVSKLGEISEKSTKEVSISSTCTVFAESEVISHLSANAKKEDIVAGIHTSVVRRVSTLAMRVGIEDQVVMVGGVARNKGIVKAMEKELGHDIKVPELAQLTGALGAAIYAFEETK; encoded by the coding sequence ATGTATACAATGGGATTGGATATAGGTTCTACTACCTCTAAGGGTGTTATTATAAAAGATGGAGAGGAAATAGTTGCTAGTGTTTTAGTACCTGTTGGAACTGGAACCAGTGGACCTCTAAAATTGATAAAAGAATTAAAAGAAAAATCTAATTTAACAGAAAAGGATATAGAAAAAACCGTAGTTACAGGATATGGTAGAATCCAATATAAAGATGCTGACAAACAAATAAGTGAATTAAGTTGCCATGCTAAAGGAGTAGCATTTTTAATACCAGGTGCAAGGACTATAATAGATATTGGTGGACAAGATGCTAAGGCTATGAAGTTAAATGATAAGGGCAAACTTATAAATTTTATAATGAATGATAAGTGTGCCGCTGGTACAGGAAGATTTTTAGATGTTATGGCAGGAGTTCTTGAAACGGATGTTTCTAAGTTAGGAGAAATATCAGAAAAATCTACAAAGGAAGTTTCAATTAGTAGTACCTGTACTGTGTTCGCTGAATCAGAGGTAATTTCTCATCTATCAGCAAATGCAAAAAAAGAAGATATTGTAGCAGGAATTCATACTTCTGTAGTAAGACGTGTATCAACCCTTGCCATGAGAGTAGGTATTGAAGATCAAGTAGTTATGGTAGGTGGAGTAGCTAGAAATAAAGGAATAGTTAAAGCTATGGAAAAGGAACTAGGCCATGATATAAAAGTACCAGAATTAGCACAATTAACTGGAGCATTAGGCGCAGCTATATATGCTTTTGAGGAAACAAAATAG
- a CDS encoding membrane protein produces the protein MSENSKSKVGFLTAFQVAAVWFGAHVGGGFATGNQTMNFFVKHGWHSVWLPAVIVIIIGLTYRESLILAKNYGTYDYKSWSKKMYEPYDKVFSVIFEIGYLMIVLLGTGGSIAGSASLMENYGVNYLVGVLVTGGIFYILTIYGSELIRKASTIITVLILIFLTIIVIVGIVNNSGNLSHLVSTKYSPSSFGTVLYSGLRYAGYQAFVVAIVLSASDTLKSDKAINKSMTLGIILNGVMITLSCIMLLAWMPEAQKETIPILYVCKRFNSGFLLFSYSVVLFLAFVSTGIGCVFGAVARFEHVFKKPENIKKRRGLISLVCMLLSMTISLFGLTKIVVVGYGYVGIIGIFAVVIPCIVVGRIKNNRFKKEKESILLEERNNISNEDQNSASVEDKDNMLKEKDSALKEEQDNISKKHKDIASKEEKDDVLKKEDSKLIEDQDDISEEDEENVSTEDKDDILKEEQDSVSEGEDDRLKGDKENVAVEGQDDMQKGDKESISIEEEKSTDDDASKEDEDNISVENQDNI, from the coding sequence ATGAGTGAAAATTCAAAATCTAAGGTAGGATTCTTAACTGCTTTCCAGGTAGCAGCAGTATGGTTTGGAGCTCATGTGGGAGGGGGATTTGCAACAGGTAACCAAACAATGAATTTTTTTGTTAAGCATGGTTGGCATTCTGTATGGTTACCTGCAGTTATAGTTATAATTATAGGTTTAACTTATAGAGAATCATTAATATTAGCAAAAAACTATGGAACCTATGACTATAAAAGTTGGTCAAAAAAGATGTATGAACCCTATGACAAAGTCTTTTCTGTTATTTTTGAAATAGGATATTTAATGATAGTATTATTAGGTACAGGAGGATCCATAGCAGGTTCCGCTTCTTTAATGGAGAATTATGGTGTTAATTATTTAGTAGGGGTATTAGTCACAGGGGGCATTTTTTATATATTAACTATATATGGATCTGAATTAATAAGAAAAGCTTCAACTATTATAACCGTTCTAATATTAATATTTTTAACAATCATAGTAATTGTAGGTATAGTTAATAATTCAGGGAATTTATCACATCTTGTTTCTACAAAATATTCACCTTCATCCTTTGGAACAGTTTTGTATAGCGGACTTCGATATGCTGGTTATCAGGCCTTCGTTGTTGCTATTGTACTAAGTGCTAGTGACACTTTAAAATCTGATAAAGCTATTAATAAGTCAATGACTTTAGGTATTATTTTAAACGGTGTAATGATAACATTATCCTGTATAATGCTATTGGCATGGATGCCAGAGGCTCAAAAGGAAACTATACCAATTTTATATGTGTGTAAACGTTTTAATAGTGGATTTTTATTATTTTCTTATTCAGTAGTATTATTTTTAGCCTTTGTATCCACAGGTATAGGATGTGTCTTTGGAGCAGTGGCTAGATTTGAACATGTTTTTAAGAAACCAGAAAATATTAAAAAAAGAAGAGGGTTAATTTCTCTTGTTTGTATGCTGTTATCTATGACAATTTCCTTGTTTGGATTAACTAAAATTGTTGTTGTAGGCTATGGATATGTGGGTATAATTGGTATATTTGCTGTAGTTATTCCATGTATAGTTGTAGGAAGAATAAAAAACAACAGATTTAAAAAAGAGAAGGAAAGTATATTATTAGAAGAGCGAAATAATATATCAAATGAAGATCAGAACAGTGCATCAGTAGAAGATAAAGATAACATGTTAAAAGAAAAAGATAGTGCGTTAAAAGAAGAGCAAGATAATATATCCAAAAAACATAAAGACATTGCATCAAAGGAAGAAAAAGATGATGTGTTAAAGAAAGAAGACAGTAAGTTAATAGAAGACCAAGATGATATATCGGAGGAAGATGAGGAAAATGTGTCAACAGAAGATAAGGATGATATATTAAAGGAAGAACAGGACAGTGTATCAGAAGGTGAAGATGATAGGTTAAAGGGAGATAAGGAAAATGTGGCAGTAGAAGGTCAAGACGATATGCAAAAAGGAGATAAAGAAAGTATATCAATAGAAGAGGAAAAAAGTACAGATGACGATGCATCAAAGGAAGATGAGGACAATATATCAGTAGAAAATCAAGATAATATATAA
- a CDS encoding electron transfer flavoprotein subunit alpha/FixB family protein: MDIKKDLSSYKNVWVIAEQRQGKITPVVIELLGEGRKIADDIGVELCAVLLGYNVDNLADELIKFGADKVYYANDPLLEKYTTDGYAKVIVDAVNDIKPEIVLIGATHIGRDLAPRIASNLDTGLTADCTKLEVDPEDKKLKQTRPAFGGNIMATIICPDNRPQMSTVRPGVMDKAARDENRKGQILKLSADLIKDDIRTEVVEIVKSKKELVSLTDANFIVSGGLGLGNPDGFKLLKQLADRLGGVVGSSRAAVDAGWIDNSHQVGQTGTTVKPTVYIACGISGAIQHLAGMQESDIIVAINKNESAPIFEVADYGIVGDLYDVVPKLLELLDDDDRITKLFEQSKIV; the protein is encoded by the coding sequence ATGGATATAAAAAAAGATTTAAGTAGTTATAAAAATGTCTGGGTAATTGCAGAACAAAGACAGGGAAAAATAACTCCTGTAGTTATAGAGTTATTAGGAGAAGGTAGAAAAATAGCTGATGATATTGGAGTAGAATTGTGCGCAGTTTTACTTGGATATAATGTTGATAATTTAGCAGATGAATTAATAAAATTTGGAGCAGATAAAGTTTATTATGCAAATGATCCACTATTAGAAAAGTACACTACTGATGGATATGCAAAGGTTATAGTGGATGCAGTAAATGATATTAAACCAGAAATTGTATTAATTGGTGCAACTCATATAGGAAGAGATTTAGCACCTAGAATAGCATCAAATTTGGATACTGGACTAACAGCTGACTGCACTAAGTTAGAAGTAGATCCAGAGGATAAAAAACTTAAACAAACTCGTCCAGCCTTCGGAGGAAATATCATGGCTACAATAATATGCCCTGATAATAGACCTCAAATGTCTACAGTAAGACCAGGAGTTATGGATAAAGCTGCACGGGATGAAAATAGAAAGGGTCAAATCTTAAAATTAAGTGCAGATTTAATTAAAGATGATATAAGAACAGAAGTAGTTGAAATAGTTAAATCTAAAAAAGAGTTAGTATCATTAACAGATGCAAACTTTATTGTATCTGGGGGACTTGGCCTTGGAAATCCTGATGGGTTTAAATTATTAAAACAATTAGCTGATAGATTAGGGGGAGTAGTGGGGTCTTCCCGTGCAGCTGTAGATGCTGGTTGGATTGACAATTCACATCAAGTAGGTCAAACAGGAACAACTGTAAAACCAACAGTTTATATAGCTTGCGGTATTTCAGGAGCTATACAACATTTAGCTGGTATGCAAGAGTCAGATATTATAGTTGCTATAAATAAAAATGAATCAGCTCCAATATTTGAGGTAGCAGACTATGGAATAGTGGGAGACCTATATGATGTAGTACCTAAGCTATTAGAATTATTAGATGATGATGATCGTATTACTAAGTTATTTGAACAAAGTAAAATAGTTTAA
- the etfB gene encoding electron transfer flavoprotein subunit beta yields the protein MRIVVCVKQVPDTTEVKIDPKTGTLIREGVPSILNPDDANALEEALRMKDENENVTVSVVSMGPPQADVMLRECLAMGADEAYLVSDRAFAGSDTWATSKVIASAIRKIGNYDIIFAGRQAIDGDTAQVGPQISEKLGIPQVTYVQDFKMEGDKITVQRQLEDGYEIIRVKKPALLTAVSSLNEPRYMAVDKIFDAYKKEIKVLTIDDLDIEKEGVGLKASPTKVFRSFTPAPKGKGVMLEGSTEEMVEKLVVSLKQKHII from the coding sequence TTGAGGATAGTAGTATGCGTTAAGCAAGTTCCGGATACAACAGAAGTAAAGATAGATCCTAAAACAGGAACACTAATAAGAGAAGGTGTTCCAAGTATATTAAACCCAGATGATGCAAATGCACTTGAAGAAGCTTTAAGAATGAAAGATGAAAATGAAAATGTAACAGTATCAGTGGTTTCAATGGGACCACCACAGGCTGACGTTATGTTAAGAGAATGTCTTGCAATGGGGGCAGATGAGGCTTATTTAGTAAGTGATAGAGCCTTTGCAGGTTCTGATACTTGGGCTACTTCAAAGGTTATTGCATCAGCAATTAGAAAGATTGGAAATTATGATATTATATTCGCTGGAAGACAAGCTATAGATGGAGATACAGCACAGGTTGGACCACAAATTTCAGAAAAATTAGGTATTCCACAGGTTACTTATGTACAAGACTTTAAAATGGAAGGGGACAAAATAACAGTACAAAGACAGCTAGAGGATGGATATGAAATAATTAGAGTTAAAAAACCTGCTCTTTTAACAGCTGTAAGTTCCCTTAATGAGCCTAGATATATGGCTGTGGACAAAATATTTGATGCCTATAAAAAGGAAATAAAAGTTTTAACTATAGATGATTTAGATATAGAAAAAGAAGGAGTAGGTCTTAAGGCTTCTCCAACTAAAGTGTTTAGATCCTTTACTCCAGCACCTAAAGGTAAGGGTGTTATGCTAGAAGGATCAACAGAAGAGATGGTTGAAAAATTGGTTGTAAGTTTGAAACAAAAGCATATTATATAA
- the acdB gene encoding putative isocaproyl-CoA dehydrogenase AcdB, whose amino-acid sequence MLFKKEHELLRKSVRDFVDRELKDIPEEVDTEGKLPKELLQKLAQYKFISPVIPKEYGGAGADYVSYCIIMEEISKRCASTGTFITAGASLVALPLLNFGTDEQKEKYLKPLATGEYIGSFGLTEPGAGSDAGAGQTTAVLEGDHYILNGRKTFITNAPICDFAIVTAMTEKGKGSRGISAFIVESKWDGFSTGAHENKMGIRGTETADLIFENVKVPKENLIGKEGKGFKIALNTLDVGRIGVAAQALGIAQGALDEAIKYVKERVQFGRPLAKFQNTQFTIADMETKVQAARWLVYDAAEKKDNGINPGVESAMAKYYAAEIANEVAYKALQLHGGYGFMKDYPIERMYRDARITSIYEGTSQVQQMVIAAKALK is encoded by the coding sequence ATGTTATTTAAAAAAGAGCATGAACTTTTAAGAAAATCCGTAAGGGATTTTGTAGATAGGGAATTAAAAGATATTCCAGAAGAAGTTGATACTGAAGGGAAATTACCTAAAGAGTTATTACAAAAACTTGCACAATATAAATTTATAAGTCCTGTAATACCTAAGGAATATGGTGGAGCTGGAGCAGACTATGTATCATACTGCATAATAATGGAAGAAATTAGTAAAAGATGCGCATCTACTGGAACTTTTATAACAGCAGGAGCATCATTGGTAGCATTACCTTTACTCAATTTTGGAACAGATGAGCAAAAAGAAAAATATTTAAAACCTCTTGCTACAGGAGAATATATTGGATCTTTTGGACTTACAGAACCAGGAGCGGGATCTGATGCTGGTGCTGGTCAAACTACAGCAGTTTTAGAGGGAGATCATTACATTTTAAATGGAAGAAAAACATTTATTACAAATGCACCTATTTGTGATTTTGCTATAGTAACGGCAATGACAGAAAAAGGTAAAGGATCAAGGGGAATCTCAGCCTTTATAGTTGAAAGTAAGTGGGACGGATTTTCAACAGGTGCTCATGAAAATAAAATGGGAATTAGAGGAACTGAAACAGCGGATTTAATATTTGAAAATGTAAAAGTTCCTAAGGAAAATCTTATTGGAAAAGAAGGCAAAGGATTTAAGATAGCTTTAAATACTCTTGATGTTGGTAGAATCGGAGTAGCGGCTCAGGCTCTTGGAATAGCTCAAGGGGCTCTAGACGAAGCTATAAAATATGTTAAGGAAAGAGTTCAATTTGGTAGACCTTTAGCAAAATTCCAAAATACTCAATTTACAATTGCAGATATGGAAACTAAGGTTCAAGCTGCAAGATGGCTTGTATATGATGCCGCAGAGAAGAAAGACAATGGTATAAATCCAGGTGTAGAATCCGCAATGGCTAAGTATTATGCAGCAGAAATTGCAAACGAAGTAGCTTATAAAGCATTACAATTACATGGTGGATATGGATTTATGAAAGATTACCCAATAGAAAGAATGTATAGAGATGCTAGAATTACATCTATATATGAAGGTACATCTCAAGTTCAGCAAATGGTTATTGCTGCAAAAGCTCTTAAATAG
- a CDS encoding 2-hydroxyacyl-CoA dehydratase subunit D: MDNIKNILSKLEGIVKNPKKVVSDYKERTGNKVIGCFPVYTPEEIVYAADMLPIGIWGGDVEANLAKQYYPAFCCSIMQSCMEFGLKGIYEGLSAVIIPGMCDTLNCMGQNWKFAIKDIPYIALVHPQNRKLEAGVEYLVEEYKHVKAKIEEIRGKEITEEEMQNSIDIYNEHRKVMRSFVDEAAKHPNTINNYQRNLVIKSGFFMRKDEHTKIVKELNELLAVLPEEKYDGKKVLVTGILLDSKEMLDVFEENKLRIVADDLAQESRQFRTDVPEGKNALDRLARQWSNIEGCSLAYDPKKIRGSMIAKEAKAKGIDGVVFAMMKFCDPEEYDYPIVKKDIEKEDIPTTMIEVDQQNKSVEQIRTRIQTFSEIL, encoded by the coding sequence ATGGATAATATAAAAAATATTTTATCTAAATTAGAGGGAATTGTTAAGAACCCTAAAAAAGTTGTTTCAGATTATAAAGAAAGAACAGGAAATAAAGTAATAGGATGTTTCCCAGTATATACTCCAGAGGAAATAGTATATGCAGCAGATATGCTTCCAATAGGTATCTGGGGAGGCGATGTTGAAGCTAATTTAGCTAAACAATATTATCCAGCATTTTGTTGTTCCATAATGCAATCCTGTATGGAATTTGGCTTAAAAGGGATATATGAGGGATTATCAGCTGTTATTATTCCTGGAATGTGCGATACATTAAACTGTATGGGACAAAATTGGAAATTTGCCATTAAAGATATTCCATATATTGCATTAGTTCATCCTCAAAATAGAAAATTAGAAGCGGGTGTAGAGTATTTAGTTGAAGAATATAAACATGTAAAAGCAAAAATAGAGGAAATAAGAGGAAAAGAAATAACTGAAGAAGAAATGCAAAATAGTATAGATATATACAATGAACATAGAAAAGTAATGAGATCTTTTGTAGATGAAGCAGCTAAACATCCTAATACAATAAATAACTACCAAAGAAATCTTGTTATTAAAAGTGGATTCTTTATGAGAAAAGATGAACATACAAAAATAGTAAAAGAATTAAATGAGCTATTAGCTGTGCTGCCAGAAGAAAAATATGATGGTAAAAAGGTATTAGTCACTGGAATACTTCTAGATTCAAAAGAAATGCTTGATGTTTTTGAAGAAAATAAATTAAGAATAGTAGCAGATGATTTAGCTCAGGAAAGTAGACAGTTTAGAACGGACGTACCAGAAGGAAAAAATGCATTAGATAGATTAGCAAGACAATGGTCAAATATTGAAGGATGTTCTTTAGCATATGATCCTAAAAAGATTAGAGGTTCAATGATTGCAAAGGAAGCTAAAGCTAAAGGAATAGATGGTGTAGTATTTGCAATGATGAAATTCTGTGACCCAGAAGAATATGACTATCCAATTGTTAAAAAGGATATTGAAAAGGAAGACATTCCTACAACTATGATAGAGGTAGACCAACAAAATAAGAGTGTAGAACAAATAAGAACAAGAATACAAACTTTCTCAGAAATATTATAA
- the hadB gene encoding (R)-2-hydroxyisocaproyl-CoA dehydratase subunit HadB yields the protein MADKKEVKKNAAKMINGILAKSYADAWKAKEEGKPVGWSTSVFPQELVETFGLDVLYPENQAAGVAAKKESLSLCEAAESAGYSIDLCAYARTNFGLLEKGGSENLNMPKPDFICCCNNICNQVIKWYENIAKELDIPLIMIDTTFNNEDEVTENRIKYLRAQFEEAIKQLEKISGKKFDPKKFEEVMKISAENGKLWKYSMSLPSGSFPSPMNGFDLFTYMAVIVCYRGKKETTEAFKLLISELEDNIKNKATSFRGEEKYRIMMEGIPCWPYIGYKMRTLAGYGVNMTGSVYPHAWALQYEVNDLDGMAKAYSTMFNNVNLETMCKYRIDSLIDGNCDGAFYHMNRSCKLMSFIQYEMERKVFEETGIPYAGFDGDQADPRNFSKAQFETRLQGLVEVMEERKKGGNK from the coding sequence ATGGCTGATAAGAAAGAGGTCAAAAAGAATGCAGCAAAAATGATTAATGGTATATTAGCTAAATCTTATGCGGATGCTTGGAAGGCAAAAGAAGAGGGAAAACCGGTTGGTTGGTCAACTTCTGTATTTCCACAGGAATTAGTAGAAACTTTTGGTTTAGACGTATTATATCCAGAAAACCAAGCCGCTGGGGTTGCAGCTAAGAAAGAGTCCTTATCACTTTGTGAGGCTGCAGAAAGTGCTGGATATTCAATTGATTTATGTGCATATGCAAGAACAAATTTTGGACTTTTAGAAAAGGGTGGATCAGAAAATTTAAATATGCCAAAGCCTGACTTTATATGCTGCTGTAATAATATTTGTAATCAAGTTATTAAATGGTATGAAAATATTGCAAAAGAATTAGATATACCACTAATAATGATTGATACTACATTTAATAATGAAGATGAGGTAACAGAAAATAGAATTAAATACCTTAGAGCTCAATTTGAAGAGGCTATAAAACAACTTGAAAAAATTTCTGGAAAGAAATTTGATCCTAAGAAGTTTGAAGAAGTTATGAAAATCTCCGCTGAAAACGGTAAGCTTTGGAAATATTCTATGAGTTTACCATCAGGATCTTTCCCATCACCAATGAATGGATTTGACTTATTTACTTATATGGCTGTTATCGTATGTTATAGAGGCAAAAAAGAAACTACAGAAGCTTTCAAATTATTGATTTCTGAATTAGAAGATAATATTAAAAATAAAGCAACTTCCTTTAGAGGAGAAGAAAAATATAGAATTATGATGGAAGGAATTCCATGCTGGCCATATATAGGCTATAAGATGAGAACTTTAGCAGGTTATGGTGTTAACATGACTGGAAGTGTTTACCCTCATGCTTGGGCTCTGCAGTATGAAGTAAACGATTTAGACGGAATGGCTAAAGCTTATAGTACTATGTTTAACAATGTTAACTTAGAAACAATGTGTAAATATAGAATAGATTCCTTAATAGATGGAAATTGTGATGGAGCATTCTATCACATGAATAGAAGCTGTAAATTAATGAGTTTTATTCAATATGAAATGGAAAGAAAAGTTTTTGAAGAAACAGGTATACCATATGCAGGCTTCGATGGAGACCAAGCAGATCCAAGAAACTTCAGTAAGGCTCAGTTTGAAACAAGACTTCAAGGCCTAGTAGAAGTTATGGAAGAAAGAAAGAAAGGAGGAAACAAATAA
- a CDS encoding CaiB/BaiF CoA transferase family protein: MTKEGLALEGVKVVELSSFVAAPSCSKLLADWGADVIKIEPIQGDNIRVVGGVYNSPARDDENPMFELENGNKRGVAINTRSEKGKEVLGKLLKDADVFVTNVREKALQRSGLSYDQLKDKYPSLIHAHILGYGEKGPLKDKPGFDYTAYFARGAVSTSLMEKGTSPANTNAGFGDHYAGMSLAAGILAALHRKTLTGKGDRVTVSLYHTAIFGMGLMITTAQYGNKMPLSRRTPNNPLATTYRCKDDRWIQLALLKYDAWFPKFCKEVINRPDLIEDSRFNKQSEVVKHVETFVGVLEGEFIKKDLKEWADLLDKADLPYEKLQYCEDILEDEQAWANDYLFKTTYDSGNTGVLVNSPVKFSEAGMRPYKAAPKIGEDTEAILTSLGYSKEEIEEMRKENAIK; the protein is encoded by the coding sequence ATGACAAAAGAAGGTTTAGCTCTAGAAGGTGTAAAAGTAGTTGAATTATCAAGCTTTGTAGCAGCTCCAAGTTGTTCAAAATTATTAGCTGATTGGGGAGCTGATGTAATTAAAATAGAACCAATTCAGGGAGATAATATAAGAGTTGTAGGAGGAGTATATAATTCACCGGCAAGAGATGATGAAAATCCTATGTTTGAACTTGAAAACGGAAATAAAAGAGGCGTTGCAATAAATACTAGAAGTGAAAAAGGTAAAGAGGTATTAGGAAAATTACTTAAAGATGCAGATGTTTTTGTTACAAATGTAAGAGAAAAGGCATTACAAAGAAGTGGATTATCCTATGATCAATTAAAGGATAAATATCCTTCATTAATACATGCACATATATTAGGATATGGAGAAAAAGGGCCACTTAAGGATAAGCCTGGATTTGACTATACTGCATATTTTGCAAGAGGAGCTGTAAGCACATCTTTAATGGAAAAAGGAACATCACCAGCTAATACCAATGCAGGTTTTGGTGATCATTATGCAGGCATGAGTTTAGCAGCTGGTATATTAGCAGCACTTCACAGAAAGACATTAACTGGAAAAGGTGACAGAGTTACAGTAAGTTTATATCACACAGCTATATTTGGTATGGGACTCATGATTACTACAGCTCAATACGGAAATAAAATGCCATTATCAAGAAGAACTCCAAATAATCCATTAGCAACAACTTATAGATGCAAAGATGATAGATGGATACAATTAGCATTGCTTAAATATGATGCATGGTTCCCTAAATTCTGTAAGGAAGTAATAAATAGACCTGACCTAATAGAAGACTCAAGATTTAACAAACAATCTGAAGTAGTAAAACATGTTGAAACTTTTGTTGGAGTATTAGAAGGAGAATTTATTAAAAAAGATTTAAAGGAATGGGCAGATTTATTAGATAAGGCTGACTTACCATATGAAAAATTACAATATTGTGAAGATATATTAGAAGACGAGCAAGCATGGGCAAACGACTATTTATTCAAGACCACATATGACAGTGGAAATACTGGTGTATTAGTTAATTCTCCTGTTAAATTTAGCGAAGCTGGAATGAGACCATATAAAGCTGCACCAAAGATTGGTGAAGATACTGAGGCAATTTTGACATCATTAGGATACAGTAAAGAAGAAATAGAAGAAATGAGAAAAGAGAATGCAATAAAATAA